From Spiroplasma eriocheiris, the proteins below share one genomic window:
- a CDS encoding DUF3137 domain-containing protein, which translates to MTNNLNSTITPQSQRWIATVTNDVNDKLQQFSNHKISFKYSSKNWRAFAAIMLSAGLLFLVFTIYFLAASKSLRGVFLIVDIVFLVIGALLFLIGIIFYVKWYTSHNYEQKILKVLDFQKYYQLAFLDEFAGKIQLDDISTNFKIAPNAFVPHEGKIRVDRVLNLQHRSFRCSFGTLTQEIRRSYVDSQGRRTTYYWNRFPFLNSIILNKNIEVNAIIKPAKSFLKIFKTKDNTDLESSEFEKMYAVDADDQIMIRKLLVPKVIANLIDLGKTVNNIPQMNFAENYLTYGFEKFSVGGWQDPTGVLAGIDLKGNWEDIPSDICNKIIADLQYFRRVFEWVVAYDLIGEDL; encoded by the coding sequence CATAAAATAAGTTTTAAGTATTCTTCAAAAAATTGGCGGGCATTTGCCGCAATTATGTTGAGTGCGGGATTACTCTTCCTTGTCTTTACAATTTATTTTCTTGCGGCTAGTAAATCCTTGCGCGGTGTTTTTTTGATTGTTGACATTGTTTTCTTAGTGATTGGGGCGTTGCTATTTTTAATTGGGATTATTTTTTATGTCAAATGATATACATCCCATAATTATGAACAAAAGATTTTAAAAGTTTTAGATTTCCAAAAATATTATCAACTTGCCTTTTTAGATGAATTCGCGGGGAAAATCCAGTTAGATGATATTTCGACGAATTTTAAAATTGCTCCTAATGCTTTTGTTCCCCATGAAGGCAAAATTAGAGTGGACCGCGTTCTTAATTTACAACATCGTAGTTTTCGCTGTTCATTTGGAACTCTAACCCAGGAAATCCGTCGTAGTTATGTTGATAGCCAGGGTCGTCGTACGACATATTATTGAAACCGATTCCCTTTTTTAAATAGTATTATTTTAAATAAAAATATTGAAGTCAATGCTATTATTAAACCAGCAAAGTCATTTTTAAAAATTTTTAAAACTAAGGATAATACTGATTTAGAATCAAGTGAATTTGAAAAAATGTATGCGGTTGATGCTGATGATCAAATTATGATCCGAAAGCTATTAGTCCCCAAAGTTATTGCTAATTTAATCGATTTGGGTAAGACTGTAAATAATATTCCGCAGATGAATTTTGCCGAAAATTACTTAACCTATGGTTTTGAAAAATTTAGTGTGGGGGGCTGACAAGACCCAACTGGAGTTTTAGCCGGGATTGATTTAAAAGGTAATTGAGAAGATATCCCTAGTGATATTTGTAACAAAATTATTGCTGATCTTCAGTATTTCCGTCGGGTATTTGAATGAGTAGTTGCTTACGATTTAATTGGGGAAGATTTATAA
- a CDS encoding type I phosphomannose isomerase catalytic subunit, with translation MYKMIKITPFFSERLWGGRKLEEYGFKLPANQLIGEAWVVSAIENGMGYVQSGEYQGLSLKELYEKHHDLFNDNNSQFPLLSKIITANDYLSVQVHPDDKYSLAHNGILGKPECWYVIDCPEEAELIYGHHAKTKAELSDFVKNKQWNELFVKVKIKKGDFLYVPPGKIHAITPGVTVFELQRSSDVTYRFYDFDRKDKDGNLRPLHIQECLDVTTVPDPQLPVIHKEQGLLIDNEYFTLYLIKSNQHLELPNINWAQVTLLKGTAVINGEELLPGESAILVGFSNNLTIKTSGELLLSYKK, from the coding sequence ATGTATAAAATGATAAAAATAACGCCCTTTTTCTCAGAGCGTTTATGAGGGGGAAGAAAATTAGAAGAATATGGGTTTAAGTTACCAGCTAATCAACTTATTGGGGAAGCATGAGTAGTTAGTGCGATTGAGAATGGCATGGGATATGTCCAAAGCGGAGAATACCAGGGATTATCACTAAAAGAATTATATGAAAAACATCATGATCTTTTTAACGATAATAATTCGCAATTTCCTTTATTATCTAAAATTATTACTGCTAATGATTATTTATCAGTTCAAGTTCATCCTGATGATAAATACAGTTTAGCACACAACGGGATTCTAGGAAAACCAGAATGTTGGTATGTCATTGACTGTCCAGAAGAGGCGGAATTAATTTATGGACACCATGCAAAAACAAAAGCAGAATTAAGTGATTTTGTTAAGAATAAGCAGTGAAATGAATTGTTTGTCAAAGTAAAAATTAAAAAAGGGGATTTCTTATATGTTCCGCCGGGAAAGATTCATGCCATTACCCCCGGAGTAACTGTTTTTGAACTGCAAAGATCATCAGATGTCACCTATCGATTTTATGATTTTGATCGGAAAGATAAGGACGGAAATTTACGTCCGTTGCATATTCAAGAATGTTTAGATGTTACCACTGTTCCTGACCCTCAATTACCAGTTATTCATAAAGAGCAGGGGCTCTTAATTGATAATGAATATTTCACATTATATTTAATTAAGTCTAATCAACATTTAGAATTGCCAAATATTAATTGAGCTCAAGTTACTTTATTAAAAGGTACAGCAGTGATTAATGGTGAAGAATTGCTTCCTGGTGAATCAGCAATTCTAGTAGGTTTCAGTAACAATTTAACAATTAAAACTTCGGGTGAGTTGTTATTAAGTTATAAAAAATAA
- a CDS encoding SemiSWEET family sugar transporter has protein sequence MFLNSFSDDPLFLTVHIIGWLAALISMLAFILQAIKTIKTKQTAGLSLGMYLIYNLANFAWIIWAIIDWDSEPNNMLSDLTVIIPNLVCIIITSIIIRMKVINTKKSSPLH, from the coding sequence ATGTTCTTAAATAGTTTTAGCGATGATCCGCTCTTTTTAACGGTCCATATTATTGGATGATTAGCTGCGTTAATATCAATGTTAGCTTTTATTCTCCAAGCTATTAAAACAATTAAAACAAAACAAACCGCCGGACTCTCATTAGGGATGTATTTAATATATAACCTGGCTAATTTTGCTTGAATAATTTGAGCAATCATTGATTGAGATAGCGAACCAAATAATATGCTGTCTGATTTAACTGTGATTATTCCAAACCTTGTTTGTATTATAATAACAAGTATAATTATTAGGATGAAGGTTATTAATACCAAAAAAAGTTCGCCATTACATTAG
- a CDS encoding 2-oxo acid dehydrogenase subunit E2: MEKIKISNLKTKGILERFLYSSDVVNAGDNIAVVKINNDEIIIKAPYNGKIIKPLKTGTTVKKGSTIAYLLTDEKEIAKYNNKHGYQDEFSYLDKDGVRFNPGKNGQFGTKWKDIEEEDYSGAAFVSDVDTKTPPQPLNITETPSENNQYANRIANLKTIVESPEAPITEEPKAVLLESDDLTEPSVIPVENNQPIINLHHPIKEQTDNLIKKEEPVANSNSEKISEKHLTFGPQKSRRLSFKNLHYNVGPQERAQIPSIDTIKDVNVENYGVKDRNDNVKNNHSLNNSFMQMHSDIANAVKESDNMLKDETNAKTYAKYLVEETKVQDQAPQNNSTTNLFAANEEGNSSFRDLVKARRNQLHQQNNFHEIINEPENNKNAMDFLDEYGRPKIMRNIIQGRMNNLMKNNGQLESIDGVNSTGASSSDHSVAKQPKISVEEEPVDYITADGYEIKVGEDQNTPPKDLGYYSPLKTYRDRLYEKLNNNDQREKILKTRNQRELIKKRMEQLARGDIEVTDNVLGAINNYKRPSYEEIEAQYDLLNDNYNKQKLSSSTQAINNNEEVIDPYRGIIPDSRKSPSQPPSSLAPQPVANSQPFVTNPAPQTQPVIVNQPPVINNSNQEVLVELAILKEKLAQQEQQNKHHELLQEIKTLKENNLRNNVNNNDHNNFDKMMQYMLMQQMIKSMNQPPDPFLTQLLRESMSNQQATNFNQLSPEPQNQPVVHNNEGIMVKKFDEQSNSNAGNFIQPLNNNLNILHTNTNPVEPQGLETREEIKRTKYPVIRSVILSQSQVPPLTISTEIDMSAVIEQQRKLKNANAETGVKFSTMSFILKAVSLALSEYPKLNSYYDQSTNQIVIKNSHHIGLATETSEGLVIPVIKFAERLSLKQIAINIQETLDRLRQGELYDYELQGSTITIANYGTVGATQATPTIFYPNSAVIGIGRIVRKPIVIKGDKLVIRSMMSISLTIDQRIIDAAEAGIFMTRLKEILEQPELITLS; encoded by the coding sequence ATGGAAAAAATCAAAATATCGAATTTAAAGACAAAAGGTATACTTGAGCGTTTTTTATATAGCAGTGATGTTGTTAATGCTGGTGATAATATTGCGGTAGTTAAAATAAATAATGATGAAATAATTATTAAAGCCCCTTATAATGGTAAAATCATTAAGCCACTAAAAACAGGTACAACTGTTAAGAAAGGTTCAACCATTGCATACTTATTAACCGATGAGAAAGAAATTGCTAAATATAATAATAAACATGGTTATCAAGATGAATTTAGTTATTTAGATAAAGATGGCGTACGATTTAATCCTGGTAAAAATGGACAATTTGGAACAAAATGAAAAGATATTGAGGAAGAAGATTATTCAGGGGCTGCTTTTGTTAGTGATGTTGATACTAAAACTCCCCCGCAACCACTTAATATTACTGAAACTCCTAGCGAAAATAACCAGTATGCAAACCGAATTGCTAATTTAAAAACTATTGTTGAATCACCAGAAGCACCAATCACTGAGGAACCAAAAGCTGTTCTCCTTGAATCAGATGATTTAACTGAGCCATCAGTTATTCCGGTTGAAAATAATCAGCCGATTATTAATCTTCATCACCCTATTAAAGAACAGACGGATAATTTAATTAAAAAAGAAGAACCAGTGGCTAATTCAAATTCAGAAAAAATAAGTGAAAAACATTTAACATTTGGTCCCCAAAAGTCACGCCGACTATCATTTAAAAATTTACATTACAATGTTGGACCCCAAGAACGTGCGCAGATTCCTTCAATTGATACAATTAAAGATGTTAATGTGGAAAATTATGGTGTAAAAGATCGCAACGATAATGTTAAAAACAATCATTCACTAAATAATTCATTTATGCAAATGCATAGTGATATTGCTAATGCAGTTAAGGAAAGTGATAATATGTTAAAAGACGAAACTAATGCAAAAACTTATGCGAAATATCTTGTTGAAGAAACAAAAGTGCAAGATCAAGCACCCCAAAATAACTCAACAACTAATCTTTTTGCTGCTAATGAAGAAGGAAATTCTTCTTTTCGTGATTTAGTAAAAGCGCGTCGTAATCAATTACACCAACAAAATAATTTTCATGAAATTATTAATGAACCTGAAAATAATAAAAACGCAATGGATTTCTTAGATGAATATGGGCGTCCTAAAATTATGCGGAACATTATTCAAGGACGAATGAATAATTTAATGAAAAATAATGGTCAATTAGAGTCAATTGATGGAGTTAACTCAACAGGGGCAAGTAGTAGTGATCATAGTGTAGCAAAACAACCTAAAATTTCGGTTGAAGAAGAGCCAGTGGACTATATTACAGCGGATGGTTATGAAATTAAAGTTGGTGAGGATCAAAATACGCCTCCCAAAGATTTAGGTTATTATTCGCCATTAAAAACCTATCGTGATCGTTTATATGAAAAATTAAATAATAATGATCAACGTGAAAAAATTCTTAAAACACGAAACCAACGAGAATTAATTAAAAAAAGAATGGAACAATTAGCGCGCGGTGATATTGAAGTTACCGATAACGTTTTAGGGGCAATTAATAATTACAAGCGACCTTCTTATGAAGAAATTGAAGCTCAATATGATCTTTTAAATGATAATTATAATAAGCAAAAATTATCATCATCAACCCAAGCAATAAATAATAATGAGGAAGTTATTGACCCTTACCGGGGAATCATTCCTGATAGTCGCAAGAGTCCTAGCCAACCACCATCATCTTTAGCTCCCCAACCAGTTGCTAATAGCCAACCATTTGTGACTAACCCTGCGCCCCAAACCCAGCCAGTAATTGTAAACCAACCACCAGTTATTAATAATAGTAACCAGGAAGTATTGGTTGAACTAGCAATTTTAAAAGAAAAATTAGCACAACAAGAGCAACAAAATAAACACCATGAATTATTACAAGAAATTAAAACATTAAAAGAAAATAATCTTCGTAACAATGTTAACAATAATGATCACAATAATTTTGATAAAATGATGCAATACATGTTAATGCAACAAATGATTAAAAGTATGAACCAACCACCTGATCCTTTTTTAACCCAGTTATTACGAGAATCAATGTCTAATCAGCAGGCAACTAATTTTAATCAATTGTCTCCAGAACCACAGAACCAACCAGTTGTCCATAATAACGAAGGAATTATGGTTAAAAAATTTGATGAACAATCTAATAGCAACGCAGGAAATTTCATTCAACCATTAAATAATAATCTTAATATTTTACATACAAATACTAATCCTGTTGAACCACAGGGATTAGAAACGAGAGAAGAAATTAAACGAACTAAATATCCAGTGATTCGGTCAGTTATTTTATCCCAAAGTCAAGTACCACCGTTAACAATTAGTACAGAAATCGATATGTCAGCGGTCATTGAGCAACAACGAAAATTAAAAAATGCCAATGCTGAAACGGGAGTAAAATTTTCAACAATGAGTTTTATCTTAAAAGCTGTTTCGTTAGCATTAAGTGAATATCCAAAACTAAATTCATACTATGACCAATCAACTAACCAAATTGTAATTAAAAATTCTCACCATATTGGATTAGCAACGGAAACAAGTGAGGGACTAGTTATTCCAGTGATTAAGTTTGCAGAACGGCTAAGTTTAAAACAAATTGCTATTAATATTCAAGAAACTCTTGATCGTTTACGTCAAGGTGAATTATATGATTATGAATTGCAAGGAAGTACAATTACGATTGCTAACTATGGAACAGTTGGTGCAACCCAAGCAACCCCAACAATTTTCTATCCGAACTCTGCTGTGATTGGAATCGGCAGAATTGTTCGTAAACCAATTGTAATTAAAGGCGACAAGTTGGTAATTCGTTCAATGATGAGTATTTCACTAACCATTGATCAAAGAATTATTGATGCCGCGGAAGCAGGAATTTTTATGACTAGATTAAAAGAAATTCTTGAACAACCAGAATTAATTACGTTATCATAA
- a CDS encoding aminotransferase class I/II-fold pyridoxal phosphate-dependent enzyme, whose product MKKLVSNHEFLCEHHTSRRYEGMKHSYDLMLTCADSDFKIPLAMQEDLIKVIKEGDVSYSFLDNQLLEAINTWYTKQYNLSFAREELIIGSGVIHLMQIALEVLTKPGDGVIVQPPVYDPFYEIIENKDRKIIMNHLLYDEEQQYYTMNFLELEELMQQHKVMILCSPHNPVGRIWKEAEIAQLLSLAAKYNVFIISDEIWQDIVFSNAHHHPLFSFNSPAINQVLVLSSQAKTYNLGGAQIGYGLSYNRDFIVKMHHELTRSIHYASTNYLSAKMIISGYLNRDNYDWLAAYKTTLEENYHYLVSELEKATNIKVTRIEGTYLGWLNMSKVVKTRTELEQKLDSAHIHAINGSVFSPISDLFIRVDFALDKKTITEVARRLIDLFK is encoded by the coding sequence ATGAAAAAATTAGTTTCAAATCATGAGTTTTTATGTGAGCATCATACTAGTCGTCGTTATGAAGGAATGAAACATTCTTATGATTTAATGTTAACTTGTGCGGACAGTGATTTTAAAATTCCGTTGGCAATGCAAGAAGATTTAATTAAAGTTATCAAAGAAGGAGATGTTAGTTATTCATTTTTAGATAATCAATTATTAGAAGCAATTAATACTTGGTATACTAAACAATATAATTTATCGTTTGCTCGTGAAGAGTTAATTATTGGGAGCGGGGTTATTCATTTAATGCAAATTGCCTTGGAAGTTTTAACAAAACCGGGCGACGGTGTTATTGTTCAACCACCAGTTTATGACCCTTTTTATGAAATTATTGAAAATAAAGACCGCAAAATAATTATGAACCATTTATTATATGATGAAGAGCAACAATACTATACAATGAACTTTTTAGAATTAGAAGAATTAATGCAACAGCATAAAGTGATGATTTTATGTAGTCCTCATAATCCGGTGGGAAGAATTTGAAAAGAAGCAGAAATAGCGCAGTTATTATCCTTAGCTGCAAAATATAATGTTTTCATTATTAGTGATGAAATTTGACAAGATATTGTTTTTAGTAATGCTCACCATCATCCACTTTTTAGTTTTAATTCACCCGCAATTAACCAAGTATTAGTATTATCTTCCCAAGCAAAAACTTATAACCTGGGTGGAGCCCAAATTGGTTATGGGTTATCTTATAATCGTGATTTTATTGTAAAAATGCACCATGAATTAACCAGATCAATTCATTATGCTTCAACTAATTATTTATCAGCTAAAATGATTATTAGTGGTTATTTGAACCGTGATAATTATGATTGGCTAGCAGCATATAAAACAACGTTAGAAGAAAACTACCATTATTTGGTAAGTGAACTTGAAAAGGCAACTAATATTAAAGTCACTAGAATTGAAGGAACTTATTTAGGGTGGTTAAATATGAGTAAGGTTGTTAAAACACGCACCGAGTTAGAGCAAAAATTAGATAGTGCTCATATCCATGCCATTAATGGTAGTGTTTTTTCACCAATTTCTGACCTATTTATCCGGGTTGATTTTGCCTTAGATAAAAAAACAATTACTGAAGTAGCACGCCGATTAATTGACTTATTTAAATAA
- a CDS encoding YigZ family protein — protein MYIINKNEVFTSELVFKNSKFICFMSYVETQQDIINFLAKYKDKSATCNCYAYVIGKRRENIYKTDNGEIRNSAGRAILNNILNKELTNIIVLVIKYAGPVLLGFDSLQTIYGAITRKVIDLAPLTKISEYIKVGILFRPLNEIFVKELLSKYNIKITRRDFYRKNLLYTIIVNKTSNWTHELDALIVKGTIYSYKILR, from the coding sequence ATGTATATTATCAACAAAAATGAAGTATTTACTAGTGAACTAGTTTTTAAGAACTCTAAATTTATTTGTTTTATGAGTTATGTTGAAACTCAACAAGATATTATTAATTTCTTAGCAAAGTATAAAGATAAATCAGCAACTTGCAATTGCTATGCTTATGTTATTGGTAAACGTCGAGAAAATATTTATAAAACTGATAATGGTGAAATTAGAAACAGCGCTGGGCGAGCAATTTTAAATAATATTCTTAACAAAGAGTTGACTAATATTATTGTCTTAGTTATTAAGTATGCTGGTCCCGTTCTTCTGGGCTTTGATTCTTTACAAACTATTTATGGAGCAATTACACGCAAAGTTATTGATTTAGCACCATTAACTAAAATTAGTGAATATATCAAAGTAGGGATTTTATTTCGACCGTTAAATGAGATTTTTGTAAAAGAACTATTATCTAAATACAATATTAAAATTACGCGGCGCGATTTTTATCGCAAGAATTTACTATATACCATTATCGTTAATAAAACTAGTAATTGAACTCATGAACTAGATGCATTAATTGTGAAGGGTACAATATATAGTTATAAAATTTTACGTTAA
- a CDS encoding DUF402 domain-containing protein, translating to MIDTLKVGDSLVVHAYKHNGSIYRSWEEAIVLAIEADYIVLVNEDVTVTEVNGRKWRTNEPAIWIFNKKNWSNIICMFKDSGLNYYCNIASPFILDDKTIKYVDYDLDIKVFTDGSYKILDLKEFNRNRIAWKYPREIVNIVWAEIDNLKKQIKNREFVFAHEEARRLWHKYVDFKAK from the coding sequence ATGATCGATACCTTAAAAGTTGGGGATAGTCTTGTTGTTCATGCCTATAAACATAACGGATCAATTTATCGCTCATGAGAAGAAGCAATTGTGTTAGCGATTGAAGCGGATTATATTGTATTAGTTAATGAAGATGTAACAGTAACGGAAGTTAATGGGCGGAAATGACGAACAAATGAACCAGCAATTTGAATATTTAATAAAAAAAATTGGAGCAATATTATTTGTATGTTTAAAGATAGTGGTTTAAATTATTATTGTAATATTGCCTCACCATTTATTTTGGATGATAAAACAATTAAGTATGTTGACTATGATTTAGATATTAAAGTTTTTACCGATGGTAGTTATAAAATTTTAGATTTAAAAGAATTTAATCGTAATCGTATTGCTTGAAAATATCCTCGGGAAATTGTTAACATTGTTTGAGCAGAAATTGATAACTTAAAAAAGCAAATTAAAAACCGTGAATTTGTTTTTGCTCATGAAGAAGCGCGTAGATTATGACATAAATATGTTGATTTCAAAGCTAAATAA
- a CDS encoding SemiSWEET family sugar transporter, with amino-acid sequence MFCFFSVNNVPLSLIVGQAIGYFAALLGIITCLPQLIKTLKTRNTTNISLATYCLFNLANLLWLIFGVLSISCPQLNPTQSEVTKIMWSLTLIVPYFVTFTGISIILGIKIYNIKKHGELLVAAHKKLMVEKINESKEQSCS; translated from the coding sequence ATGTTCTGCTTTTTTAGTGTTAACAATGTTCCACTATCTTTAATTGTGGGGCAAGCAATTGGTTATTTTGCTGCATTATTAGGAATTATTACGTGCTTACCACAACTCATCAAAACATTAAAAACAAGAAATACAACTAATATTTCCTTAGCAACATATTGCCTATTTAATTTGGCTAATTTATTATGACTTATTTTTGGCGTACTATCAATTAGTTGCCCCCAACTAAATCCTACCCAATCAGAAGTTACAAAAATTATGTGGAGTTTAACTTTAATCGTACCATATTTTGTAACTTTTACCGGAATTAGTATCATTTTAGGCATTAAAATTTACAATATTAAAAAACATGGGGAATTATTAGTGGCCGCCCATAAAAAACTGATGGTTGAAAAAATTAATGAAAGCAAGGAACAATCATGTTCTTAA
- a CDS encoding PTS fructose transporter subunit IIABC, whose product MKSNDLFDQEHIILDSQAKTQQEAFVELAELAKKLGCVDEASDLVAGFKAREAESSTGFEDGFAIPHARIKAVKKPAVLFVRYQNPLDWNAMDGKPTNIAIALVIPEDKSADIHLGLLSDIARKLMDADFKQAMKTETDKAKIQEALMGKSKKEESVTTTSGSKLILGISACPTGIAHTFLAADKLTQAGPKLGYTVKVETHGSEGIRNNFTDDEIQRAEVIVAAVDIAVDMSRFGGKRVYTTSTSKAIKDPEGVINTALKEAKVQAVGEFNTSGDKNSGQRTGIMKHLMSGVSYMVPIVILGGIFIALALGLSKAIYGASYQHYHGSFKDMEWVLNPGQTIPTWQAVYYTDPTADPQNFFYYLLKLGSAAFTLMIPILGAFIANSIAGRAAIAPALVVSFIGNDASAFFPIAGIGAVDTPTGFVGAILAGLAVGYTVKWINTWKVPKSLRSVMPIFVIPVLVGFVYGMIMMFVVGLVVGYVMHQFKWWISSTWGNPNNAAGLGIGFGFGLLIGAMAGFDMGGPINKVAFLACTGLIGSKVYTPMGAMACAIPVAPLGMGMATWIFRPLYNDEQKAMGSSAFFMGCIGISEGAIPFAINDPKRAIVCNVVSSAIAGAVAGLLGIADAAAHGGPIVALVGAIGRGNDGQLLGWGTAWGWTLLSLVIMFGGATINAFMYGTWMIIDKKRTGETISMKEFVLKTRADKVAAKKANKQVKPNKVAKNNIKG is encoded by the coding sequence ATGAAATCTAATGATTTGTTCGATCAAGAACATATAATTCTCGATTCACAAGCGAAAACACAACAAGAAGCGTTTGTTGAATTAGCAGAATTAGCCAAAAAACTAGGTTGTGTTGATGAAGCAAGTGACTTAGTGGCTGGCTTTAAAGCTCGTGAAGCAGAATCATCAACTGGTTTTGAAGATGGTTTTGCCATTCCCCATGCGAGAATCAAAGCAGTTAAAAAACCAGCAGTATTATTTGTTAGATATCAAAATCCATTGGATTGAAATGCCATGGATGGGAAACCAACTAATATTGCGATTGCGTTAGTCATTCCAGAAGACAAATCAGCTGACATTCACTTGGGACTGTTAAGTGATATTGCCAGAAAATTAATGGATGCTGATTTTAAACAAGCAATGAAAACTGAAACTGATAAAGCCAAAATTCAAGAAGCATTAATGGGTAAAAGTAAGAAAGAAGAATCAGTTACAACAACTAGTGGTTCAAAATTAATTTTAGGAATTTCAGCGTGTCCAACTGGAATTGCACATACATTCTTAGCAGCTGATAAGTTAACCCAGGCTGGACCAAAATTAGGGTATACAGTTAAAGTTGAGACCCATGGATCAGAAGGAATTCGAAATAACTTTACTGATGATGAGATTCAACGAGCTGAAGTAATTGTTGCAGCTGTTGATATTGCGGTTGATATGTCAAGATTTGGTGGTAAAAGAGTTTACACTACAAGTACATCAAAAGCAATTAAAGATCCTGAAGGGGTTATTAATACTGCTTTAAAAGAAGCCAAAGTTCAAGCAGTAGGTGAGTTTAATACTAGCGGTGATAAAAATAGTGGCCAAAGAACAGGAATTATGAAACACTTAATGTCCGGGGTTTCTTATATGGTTCCAATTGTTATTTTGGGGGGTATTTTTATTGCTCTTGCCTTGGGATTATCAAAAGCTATTTATGGCGCTAGTTATCAACACTACCATGGATCATTTAAGGATATGGAATGAGTTTTAAATCCAGGCCAAACAATTCCAACCTGACAAGCGGTTTATTATACTGATCCCACTGCTGATCCCCAAAATTTTTTCTATTATTTATTAAAACTAGGGAGTGCAGCCTTCACCCTAATGATTCCAATTTTAGGGGCCTTCATTGCTAATTCAATTGCCGGAAGAGCGGCAATTGCCCCAGCGTTAGTAGTGTCATTTATTGGAAATGATGCGAGTGCTTTCTTCCCAATTGCTGGAATTGGTGCTGTTGATACACCAACCGGATTTGTGGGAGCTATCTTAGCGGGGTTGGCTGTTGGTTATACAGTTAAGTGGATTAATACTTGAAAAGTACCAAAATCCTTACGTTCGGTAATGCCAATTTTTGTAATTCCGGTTCTAGTTGGATTTGTGTACGGAATGATTATGATGTTTGTAGTTGGATTAGTAGTTGGTTATGTAATGCACCAATTCAAATGATGAATTTCATCAACATGAGGAAATCCAAACAATGCTGCTGGACTAGGAATCGGATTTGGATTCGGGTTACTAATTGGAGCGATGGCTGGATTTGATATGGGTGGACCAATTAATAAAGTAGCGTTCTTAGCTTGTACAGGATTAATTGGATCAAAAGTCTATACCCCAATGGGGGCAATGGCTTGTGCCATCCCAGTTGCACCATTAGGAATGGGAATGGCGACATGAATTTTCCGTCCATTATATAATGATGAACAAAAAGCAATGGGATCATCAGCCTTCTTTATGGGATGTATCGGAATTTCGGAAGGGGCAATTCCGTTTGCTATTAATGACCCAAAAAGAGCGATTGTATGTAATGTTGTTTCTTCAGCAATTGCTGGTGCTGTAGCTGGACTATTAGGAATTGCTGATGCCGCTGCACATGGTGGTCCAATTGTTGCCTTAGTGGGAGCAATTGGTCGTGGAAACGATGGCCAATTATTAGGGTGAGGAACTGCGTGAGGTTGAACATTATTATCATTAGTTATTATGTTTGGTGGGGCAACAATTAATGCCTTTATGTATGGAACATGAATGATTATTGATAAAAAACGAACAGGTGAAACAATTTCAATGAAAGAATTTGTTTTAAAAACAAGAGCCGACAAAGTAGCTGCTAAAAAAGCAAATAAACAAGTGAAACCTAATAAAGTAGCAAAAAATAATATCAAAGGATAG